A window of Alphaproteobacteria bacterium genomic DNA:
GCTCGGCCTGGGCCGGCGACAACTCGATCCAGTCGGTCGAGATCTCGGTCGACTACGGCGTCACCTGGACCAAGGCCGAGGTCAAGGCACCGGCCAACAGGTTCGCCTTCCAGCGCTTCAGCGCATCGGTCCCGGTGCCCAGCGCCGGCTACTACGAGGTCTGGGCCAAGGCCACGGATTCCAGCGGCAAGACCCAGCCCTTCCAGGCCGGCAACTGGAATCCGCAGGGCTATGGCGGCAATCCGGTCAGCCGGGTGGCGGTGCTGATCGAGGCCTGATGAAGCTGACCATCGTGATCGCGGCCGGCATCCTGACGCTGGCCGCCCTGATGCTGCTCGACCGCGCTGGAAGCTTCCGTCCGCCGGCCGAGCCGCTGGTGGCCGCCAAACCCGCGACGATCGGTTCGTCGCCCATCGCGGCCAGCGGCAAGGCGCTGCCCAAGGCGCTGCCCGCCGATGTGCGCCACCAGGACACGGTCGAGACCATGCCCTCGGGCAAAGGCCAGGAGGAGACCTTCTATCTCTGCGCCGCCTGCCACGGCACGGCGCTGATCAAGGCCCAGGGGATGACCCGCGACGGCTGGGAGTCGACCTTCCAGTACATGGTAGACCGCCACGGCATGGCCGATCCAGACAGGGCCGACCGCGACCTGATCGTCGACTACCTCGCCGAGCACTTCCCGCCCCGCCGGCGCGGCCGCGGCCAGGACAATCCGTTCCTGAAGAACTGACCCTTCCCGTCTCCCCGTGAAGTCGGAATAGGAGTGTTCCACAGCCATGCGCCGCACACCCTTGCCCTCCGCGGCAAGCGGTGATTAGTGTGCGGCTTTAATGACAATGCGCTCCCTCTCCGTCTCGATGCCGCGCGACCTGCTGGGCATCGAGGGACTTTCGGCCGCGTCGATCTCGGCCCTGCTCGACCTTTCCGAGACCTACATCGACACCAACCGCTCGCTGGTGAAGCGGCGCGACACGCTGTCGGGCCGCACGGTGATCAACCTGTTCTTCGAGGCCTCGACGCGCACGCGCACCTCCTTCGAGGTCGCCGCCAAGCGCCTGGGTGCCGACGTCATCAACATGGAGGTCGCCGCCTCCTCGGTGAAGAAGGGCGAGACGCTGCTCGACACCGCCATGACGCTCAACGCCATGCTGCCCGACGCGCTGGTGGTACGACACCAGGATTCGGGCGCCGTGAACCTGCTGGCGCAGAAGGTCAACTGCTCGGTGATCAACGGCGGCGACGGCTCGCACGAGCATCCCACGCAGGCCCTGCTCGACGCGCTCACCATCCGCCGCCGCAAGGGCAAGCTCGAAGGCCTGCTGGTGGCGATCTGCGGCGACATCCTGCACAGCCGCGTGGCGCGCTCGAACATCCACCTGCTGAAGATCATGGGCGCGCAGGTGCGCGTCGTCGGACCGGCGACCCTGATGCCCACCGACATCGATCGCATGGGCGTCGAGGTGCACTACAGCATGCGCACCGGTCTGAAGGACGTCGACATCGTGATGATGCTGCGCCTGCAGACCGAGCGCATGAGCGGCTCCTTCGTGCCTTCGGTCAGCGAGTATTTCCGCTTCTTCGGGCTCGACGAGGAGAAAATGAAGGTGACAAGGCCGGGCGCGCTGATCATGCATCCCGGCCCGATGAACCGCGGCGTCGAGATCGACTCGGCGGTCGCCGACGACCTGCAGCGCAGCGTCATCCACGAGCAGGTCGAGATGGGCGTCGCGGTGCGCATGGCCTGCCTCGACGCGCTGATCGGCGGCCGGCGCAACGCGCTGCCGGGGGCCGCCTGAGATGGCCAATGCCAGCGACGGGCGTCCGGTCGCCTACATCAACGCCCGACTGATCGATCCGTCGGCCGACACCGACCAGCGCGGCGCCGTGCTGACCGGCGACGGCAAGATCCTCGACTACGGCGCCAACCTGTTCTCCGGCGGCGCGCCCTACGGCATCGCCACGGTCGATTGCCGCGGACACTGCCTGGCACCGGGCATCGTCGACCTGCGCGTGCACACTGGCGAACCGGGCGAGGAACACAAGGAGACCTTCGACACCGCCGGCCGCGCCGCGGCGGCGGGCGGCGTGACCTCGATGTGCATCCTGCCGGACACCGAGCCGCCCTTCGACGACGCTTCGCTGATCGAGTTCGTGGCGCGGCGCGCGCGCCAGGTGCAACGCACCAAGATGTACGCCTATGGAGCGCTGACCCTGGGCCTGAAAGGCGAACAGCTCAGCGAGATCGGCCTGATCTCGGAAGCCGGCGCCGTAGCCTTCACCGACGGCGACAGGCCGATCGCCAGCGCCCAGCTGATGCGTCGCGCGCTCTACTACGCCAAGACCTTCGATGCGCTGATCGTGCAGGTGCCGCAGGAGCCCTCGCTCTCCACCGGCGCGATGAACAGCGGCGAGCTGGCGACGCGCCTGGGTCTGGGCGGCAACCACAAGCTGGCCGAGGCGATCCAGCTCGAGCGCGACATTCGCCTGGTCGAGATGACCGGCGGCCGTTACCACGCCAGCAAGATCTCGACCGCCGAGGGTGTCGACATCGTGCGCCGCGCCAAGGCGCGCGGCCTGAAGGTGACCTGCGACACCGCCCCGCACTACTTCGCGCTCAATGAGATCGCCGTCGGCGACTACCGCACCTTCGCCAAGGTCGTGCCGCCGCTGCGCGCCGAGAGCGATCGTCTCGCCGTCGTCGAGGGCGTGAGCGACGGCACCATCGACTGCATCGTCTCGGACCACCGGCCGCAGGACGTCGAGAGCAAACGCGTGCCCTTTGCCCTGGCCGAGCCCGGCGTGGTCGGGCTGGAGACGCTGCTGCCGATCGCGCTGGAGCTCTATCACAACGGCCAGATGACGCTGCCGCGCATCTGGCAGCGCCTGACGACGACGCCGTCGAGGCTGTTCAAGCTGCCCGGCGGACGCCTGGAAAAGGGCGCGCCGGCCGATCTCGTGCTGTTCGATCCCGACATCGCCTGGGTGATCGATCCCGACAAGTTCGAGAGCAAGACCGGCAACACCGCCTTCGACGAGCGCCCGACCCAGGGGCGCGCGCTGATGACGGTGCTCGACGGCCGCGTGATCCATCGCGACAGCAGCCTGTGGCCCGAAACCGTCGCGGCCTGATCACAATTCCGCCGCACAGAATGGTATTCTGACCGCCGTGCCCGACCGGGCGTTTCAGGAATCCGCATGGCTCGCAATCTCCTTTCCGCCGCGACCGCCCTCCTCGTCATCGGTGTCGCCGCCAGCGCCACCGCGCAACGCGGTGCCGATCGCTCGAGTGAACTGCTCGACGCATTGGCGCGGCGCCTGAAGATCTGCTCCGAGCTCACCGACAATGGCCAGCGGCTGGCCTGCTATGATCGCATCGAGACCGATGTCGGCAGCGGCGCCTCGGCGGCTCCGCCGCCCGCGGCCCCTGCGCCGCCGCCGGTGGCCGCGCCGCGCCCCGTCTCGCCGCCGCCGGGCGCCGGACCGGTGACGGCGCAGCCGTTGCCGCCACCGCCCGGCGTCAGCCAGCCTCAGCCCGGCGATCCGCGGCCGCTTGCGCCACCCCCGGCGGCCGCCCAGCCGCAGGTCTTCCGCGACCCGGCGACCGGCCGGGTCTACGACCCCGGCAATGTCGGCCAGCCCGACGACAAGCCGGTGGCGCCGGCCGACCGCGCCTTCGACCCGCGCGCCCAGGGCCGCGACACGATCGGCCCGCCGCCGGGCAGCGGCCCCACCGCGCCACGCGTGATCGAGGCGCGCACCCGGGTCATCGGCAGCGTGCCCAAGGTGTCCGGCCCGGGCTCGAGCGTGCCGCTGGTGGCGCTGGAGATTCCGTCGCTGCACATCGGTCCGCAGGGCCGCTGGGTGCTGCAGATGAACTTCGCCAACAACTCGGCCCAGCCTTTCGACGCCTCTGTCGCCTGCAGCTTCCGCAACGGCGACCGCACGATCGACGAGGTGCTGGTGTGGCTGCGCGGCGTGCGCGGCGGCGACAAGGTCACAACCGAGGTGCCCGGTCCGGCGGCCCAGATCTATGTCGACAACGCGCCTTGCACGGTGCGCTCGCCGCGCTAGGTGCTTGGGAGCGCCGGCGTCCCGCCGGCCTCTCTGCATGAGCCGGCGGGACGCCGGCGCTCCCAATGACGCTACCGCCCTGCACGCAGCGCCTTGACGAAGTCGGACAGGCCGATCTGGCGATGTCGCTTCAGCCGTTCGGCCTGCAGGATGGCACGCAGCTCAACCAGGCTGCTGGAGATCTCGCGGTTGACGATGACGTAGTCGTACTCCGCCCAGTGACTCATCTCGTCGGCCGCCTTGGCCATGCGCCGGGCGACGATGTCGGCCGAGTCCTGTGCGCGCGTCACCAGGCGACGTTCGAGCTCGCCGGTCGAGGGCGGCAGGATGAAGACGCTGACCAGATCTTCGCGGGCGCGCTCGACCAGCTGCTGCGTGCCCTGCCAGTCGATGTCGAACAGCATGTCGCGGCCGGCCGACAGCGAGGCCTCGACCGGCGCCCGCGGCGTGCCGTAATAGTTGTCGAAGACTTGTGCCCATTCGAGCAGCTCGTCGCGCTCGACCATGGCGCGAAAGCGCGCGGTGTCGATGAAGTGATAGTCGACGCCGTCGCGCTCGTTGGGCCGCCTGGATCGCGTCGTCGCGGAGATCGACAGCTCGATGTCGCTGTCGTGCTCCAGCAGCAGGCGCGACAACGTCGTCTTGCCGGCGCCCGACGGCGAGGACAGCACCAGCATCAGGCCACGGCGCACGATCGCGGCGCCGTCACTCGACATTCTGCACCTGCTCGCGCATCTGCTCGATGGCGCTCTTCAGCTCGATGCCGATTCGCGTGAGCTCGATATCGGCCGATTTCGAGCACAGCGTATTGGCCTCGCGATTGAACTCCTGGCAGAGGAAGTCGAACTTGCGGCCCACCGGCTGGCTGCGGCCGCCGGCCGCCAGCAGGTCGTGCGCCTGGGCGATATGCGCCGCCAGCCTGTCGAGCTCCTCGCGTACGTCGGCCTTGCCGACCAGCAGCGCCACCTCCTGCGCCAGCCGCTCCTCGCTCAGCCCCGGCGCGCGGCCGATCACGTCGGCGAGCTGCGCCTCGAAGCGCGCGCGCACCACCTCGGCCTGGGCGCCGGCGCGGCCCGCCGCCTTCTCGCGCAGGCTCGTCACCTCGTCGATCCGCTGCCTGAGGATCGCGTCGAGACGCGCGCCCTCTTCCGCCCGCGACCTCGACAGGCCCTCGAGCGCGCGCTTCAGCGACTCCATGATGGCCGCGTCGCGGCGTGCGAGCTCCTCCTCGCTGGGCGCGGCCGGCTGATCGTCCTCGAGCACGCCGCGCACACGCAGCAGGCCATCGGCCGTCGGCGCGGCGATCTCGCCCTGGCTCCGCAGCTCGCCGATCACCCCCAGCAACTCGCGCACGAGCTCACGATTGATGCGCGGCGGCTGCCCGG
This region includes:
- a CDS encoding aspartate carbamoyltransferase catalytic subunit, whose amino-acid sequence is MTMRSLSVSMPRDLLGIEGLSAASISALLDLSETYIDTNRSLVKRRDTLSGRTVINLFFEASTRTRTSFEVAAKRLGADVINMEVAASSVKKGETLLDTAMTLNAMLPDALVVRHQDSGAVNLLAQKVNCSVINGGDGSHEHPTQALLDALTIRRRKGKLEGLLVAICGDILHSRVARSNIHLLKIMGAQVRVVGPATLMPTDIDRMGVEVHYSMRTGLKDVDIVMMLRLQTERMSGSFVPSVSEYFRFFGLDEEKMKVTRPGALIMHPGPMNRGVEIDSAVADDLQRSVIHEQVEMGVAVRMACLDALIGGRRNALPGAA
- the pyrC gene encoding dihydroorotase, with the protein product MANASDGRPVAYINARLIDPSADTDQRGAVLTGDGKILDYGANLFSGGAPYGIATVDCRGHCLAPGIVDLRVHTGEPGEEHKETFDTAGRAAAAGGVTSMCILPDTEPPFDDASLIEFVARRARQVQRTKMYAYGALTLGLKGEQLSEIGLISEAGAVAFTDGDRPIASAQLMRRALYYAKTFDALIVQVPQEPSLSTGAMNSGELATRLGLGGNHKLAEAIQLERDIRLVEMTGGRYHASKISTAEGVDIVRRAKARGLKVTCDTAPHYFALNEIAVGDYRTFAKVVPPLRAESDRLAVVEGVSDGTIDCIVSDHRPQDVESKRVPFALAEPGVVGLETLLPIALELYHNGQMTLPRIWQRLTTTPSRLFKLPGGRLEKGAPADLVLFDPDIAWVIDPDKFESKTGNTAFDERPTQGRALMTVLDGRVIHRDSSLWPETVAA
- the gmk gene encoding guanylate kinase, with translation MSSDGAAIVRRGLMLVLSSPSGAGKTTLSRLLLEHDSDIELSISATTRSRRPNERDGVDYHFIDTARFRAMVERDELLEWAQVFDNYYGTPRAPVEASLSAGRDMLFDIDWQGTQQLVERAREDLVSVFILPPSTGELERRLVTRAQDSADIVARRMAKAADEMSHWAEYDYVIVNREISSSLVELRAILQAERLKRHRQIGLSDFVKALRAGR
- a CDS encoding YicC family protein; this encodes MTGYARAEGGDGPLSWAWEARSVNGRTLEARTRVPPGYERLDHAARAAAAEAVKRGNVSLSLSVTERRAGQPPRINRELVRELLGVIGELRSQGEIAAPTADGLLRVRGVLEDDQPAAPSEEELARRDAAIMESLKRALEGLSRSRAEEGARLDAILRQRIDEVTSLREKAAGRAGAQAEVVRARFEAQLADVIGRAPGLSEERLAQEVALLVGKADVREELDRLAAHIAQAHDLLAAGGRSQPVGRKFDFLCQEFNREANTLCSKSADIELTRIGIELKSAIEQMREQVQNVE